A DNA window from Argiope bruennichi chromosome X2, qqArgBrue1.1, whole genome shotgun sequence contains the following coding sequences:
- the LOC129960610 gene encoding glutamate receptor-interacting protein 2-like isoform X4 yields the protein MMSNYRDSFFLGETFYNKNNLDQIEENRTDAISDDKRDTLIVELEKKDGMTLGLIISGGIDKNSRPKISNLRPGSIAYRCDALDVGDYIISVNGIRTSKLRHEEIVNLLKNAGSKVTLEIEYETPVLFNNTSHYNSKVIQVKLEKEKDSFGFTLRSGPYNDRLKSRPLIITDIKFGGPAHRTGVLKTCDRILAVDGVNLSSASLTEALQLLKQVKQSAIITVEYDVQLLDAVKNASGPLLVEIDKAPGSLLGLTLSCLSVPEHAIVIESIRQASIAERCGALHVGDHVLAINGIKLDMLTSAEAMELLRSSAGDTVKLEILPVSQIALRSGPDSAAKRDIMSTHYSAARTSFGNNSYNTLSSVGEISLSSGCPYASITPPFVLKRNYDLPTNGCNSAFDSIAQYSFDASFNPSSCPNSATVARADRTEVILHADHKGFGFHIYGPSHSSDILTTPPVINCIDQGSPAERSGVLLVGDRVLAINGDSTEGMSIERITNMIANSHPRISLITEFDVAEAVVPSSGIFVVKLAKKGADLGISLTAPRNRQYGEPLIIADVQKGSIAHRTGTIQPGDKLLAINSLRTENLTVEDSTAILHTCTDIVKLRIRKDETFSEDPDTTCAIVYTVELVRHGGPLGITVSGTKEPFDPIFISGLTENGLAERTGALHVGDRILAINGHSLRGKTLNEAICILQTCGDTVTLKISKCPCAEKPEDANTKMKGIHCMPDNHMKTFSTPLSSVDSAVDSWDSCNPRLVPDVTHTESDEYSQSSNHNIVSISYPNTLEQTKYKTTERDNRQIFCEQKNPRRNSYSGNLSVPSEDEKESWHKVLEDLQTCGESRLLRQLEESILGHEKSPDEERTTQGEDAENNLKCSTDTLSENNLLELNSQIEQLNVGFENNGSFPDVISQFKQNECNFRHSMCNDNPSFYCNPSSSFAAPLPIEIQKVTLFKDPVYEDFGFSLSDGKYESGVYINSIRPGGPADISGLIKPLDRILQVNNVKTYNAGLIVPLIASSGDRIELIISRPAYDDESSSEGTLERSRTSNCNAWADDDGEKDDNTSLFCPISENKTFTKTL from the exons gtgAAACATTCTACAATAAGAATAATTTGGACCAAATTGAAGAGAATCGCACAGATGCAATCAGCG atgATAAACGAGATACTCTAATTGTGGAATTGGAGAAAAAGGATGGAATGACTCTGGGATTAATTATTTCAG gTGGAATTGATAAGAACTCCAGACCGAAGATCTCAAATTTAAGGCCTGGCAGTATAGCTTACAG atgtgATGCCTTGGATGTTGGTGATTACATTATCTCTGTAAATGGTATTCGAACAAGTAAACTAAGACACGAAGAAATTGTTAATCTACTAAAAAATGCTGGAAGTAAAGTTACTTTAGAGATAGAATATGAGACACCTGTTCTAT tcaACAATACTTCTCATTATAATTCTAAAGTAATCCAAGTAAAGCTGGAGAAAGAGAAAGACAGTTTTGGCTTTACTTTGAGAAGTGGTCCATATAATGACAGATTGAAATCTAGACCTTTGATCATAACTGACATCAAATTTGGGGGCCCAGCGCACAg GACTGGTGTTTTAAAAACTTGCGATAGAATTTTGGCTGTAGATGGAGTAAATCTTTCTTCTGCAAGTTTAACAGAAGCTTTGCAATTATTGAAACAGGTTAAGCAGAGTGCAATCATCACTGTAGAATATGATGTCCAGTTGCTTG ATGCCGTAAAAAATGCGTCCGGTCCGCTATTGGTAGAAATCGATAAAGCTCCTGGCAGTCTTTTGGGACTTACTTTATCATGCCTTTCTGTACCTGAACATGCTATAGTGATTGAAAGTATTCGTCAAGCAAGTATTGCCGAAAG atGCGGTGCTCTTCATGTTGGTGACCATGTCTTAGCAATCAATGGCATTAAATTAGATATGTTGACCTCAGCTGAAGCGATGGAATTATTGAGATCCTCTGCTGGAGATACTGTTAAACTGGAGATATTGCCTGTTAGTCAAATAGCGTTGCGTTCAGGGCCAGATTCTGCTGCAAAACGag aTATCATGTCTACTCATTATTCTGCTGCAAGAACTAGTTTCGGTAACAACTCTTATAACACATTATCATCTGTTGGCGAAATATCTTTGAGTTCTGGTTGTCCATATGCTTCTATTACACCcccatttgttttaaaaaggaattatgaTCTACCTACAAATGGATGCAATTCAGCTTTTGATTCAATTGCCCAATATTCTTTTGATG CATCTTTTAATCCCAGCTCTTGCCCGAATTCCGCAACTGTAGCCCGTGCTGATAGAACAGAAGTGATTCTACATGCCGATCACAAAGGATTTGGATTTCATATCTATGGGCCATCACATTCGTCGGACATTTTAACTACTCCTCCAGTTATTAACTGCATTGATCAAGGAAGTCCAGCTGAAAG ATCAGGTGTGCTGCTAGTAGGCGATAGAGTGTTAGCAATAAATGGTGACAGTACTGAAGGAATGTCAATAGAGAGAATCACAAACATGATTGCTAATTCTCATCCACGAATTTCCCTTATAACTGAATTTGATGTCGCTGAAGCAGTCGTACCAAGTAGCGgcatttttgttgtaaaattagCTAAAAAGGGCGCAGATCTGGGTATATCCTTAACAG cgccaAGAAATAGGCAGTATGGGGAACCTCTGATTATTGCAGATGTTCAGAAAGGAAGTATTGCTCATCGCACTGGCACAATTCAGCCAGGAGACAAATTACTTGCCATTAATTCTCTCAGAACTGAAAACTTGACTGTTGAAGATTCAACCGCTATTTTACATACGTGTACTGATATAGTAAAATTGCGGATTCGTAAAGATGAAACATTTTCAG aagatCCTGATACTACTTGCGCCATAGTGTATACTGTTGAGCTTGTTAGACATGGTGGCCCATTAGGTATAACTGTGTCTGGTACTAAAGAGCCTTTCGATCCCATTTTTATATCTGGTCTCACTGAAAATGGATTAGCAGAGAG AACTGGCGCTTTGCATGTAGGTGATCGTATTTTGGCCATCAATGGGCATAGTTTAAGGGGAAAAACTTTAAATGAGGCTATCTGTATTTTACAAACATGTGGGGATACAGTTACCTTGAAAATCTCTAAGTGTCCTTGCGCAGAAA AGCCAGAAGATGCAAATACTAAAATGAAg ggTATACATTGCATGCCAGATAATCACATGAAGACTTTTTCAACTCCCTTATCAAGTGTTGACAGTGCTGTTGATTCTTGGGATAGCTGTAATCCAAGATTAGTCCCTGACGTTACACATACTGAAAGTGATGAATATA GTCAATCAAGTAATCACAACATTGTTTCGATTTCTTATCCAAACACTTTGGAACAGACAAAATATAAGACGACTGAGAGGGATAACAGGCAGATTTTTTGCGAACAAAAAAATCCAAGACGAAATAGTTATTCAGGAAATCTGTCTGTGCCATCAGAGGACGAGAAAGAGAGTTGGCATAAAGTTTTAGAAGATTTGCAGACTTGCGGCGAGTCTCGACTTCTTCGTCAACTTGAAGAAAGTATTTTAGGGCACGAAAAGAGTCCAGATGAAGAAAGGACCACTCAAGGAGAAGATGcggaaaacaatttaaaatgttctacGGATACTTTGTCTGAAAATAATTTGCTTGAGTTGAATTCTCAAATTGAACAACTTAATGTTGGTTTCGAAAATAATGGAAGCTTTCCAGACGTGATAagtcaatttaaacaaaatgaatgcaatttcagACATAGTATGTGTAATGATAATCCTAGCTTTTATTGCAATCCTTCCTCATCATTTGCAGCTCCACTAcctattgaaattcaaaaagtaacTCTATTCAAAGATCCAGTCTATGAagattttggttttagtttatcTGATGGAAAATATGAAAGTGGAGTTTATATCAACAGTATTCGTCCTGGTGGGCCAGCTGACATTAGTGGTTTGATCAAGCCTCTCGATAGAATATTACAA GTTAATAATGTGAAGACATATAATGCTGGTCTTATTGTTCCTCTTATTGCATCATCTGGGGACAGAATCGAGTTGATCATTAGTCGTCCTGCATATGATGATGAATCATCCTCAGAAGGTACATTAGAGAGAAGCAGAACCAGTAACTGCAATGCTTGGGCAGATGATGATGGAGAAAAAGATGATAATACATCTCTGTTTTGTCCAATatctgaaaacaaaacatttacaaaaactctataa
- the LOC129960610 gene encoding glutamate receptor-interacting protein 2-like isoform X1 translates to MNAFFLFKKSGISVTCLGRRHRETFYNKNNLDQIEENRTDAISDDKRDTLIVELEKKDGMTLGLIISGGIDKNSRPKISNLRPGSIAYRCDALDVGDYIISVNGIRTSKLRHEEIVNLLKNAGSKVTLEIEYETPVLFNNTSHYNSKVIQVKLEKEKDSFGFTLRSGPYNDRLKSRPLIITDIKFGGPAHRTGVLKTCDRILAVDGVNLSSASLTEALQLLKQVKQSAIITVEYDVQLLDAVKNASGPLLVEIDKAPGSLLGLTLSCLSVPEHAIVIESIRQASIAERCGALHVGDHVLAINGIKLDMLTSAEAMELLRSSAGDTVKLEILPVSQIALRSGPDSAAKRDIMSTHYSAARTSFGNNSYNTLSSVGEISLSSGCPYASITPPFVLKRNYDLPTNGCNSAFDSIAQYSFDASFNPSSCPNSATVARADRTEVILHADHKGFGFHIYGPSHSSDILTTPPVINCIDQGSPAERSGVLLVGDRVLAINGDSTEGMSIERITNMIANSHPRISLITEFDVAEAVVPSSGIFVVKLAKKGADLGISLTAPRNRQYGEPLIIADVQKGSIAHRTGTIQPGDKLLAINSLRTENLTVEDSTAILHTCTDIVKLRIRKDETFSEDPDTTCAIVYTVELVRHGGPLGITVSGTKEPFDPIFISGLTENGLAERTGALHVGDRILAINGHSLRGKTLNEAICILQTCGDTVTLKISKCPCAEKPEDANTKMKGIHCMPDNHMKTFSTPLSSVDSAVDSWDSCNPRLVPDVTHTESDEYSQSSNHNIVSISYPNTLEQTKYKTTERDNRQIFCEQKNPRRNSYSGNLSVPSEDEKESWHKVLEDLQTCGESRLLRQLEESILGHEKSPDEERTTQGEDAENNLKCSTDTLSENNLLELNSQIEQLNVGFENNGSFPDVISQFKQNECNFRHSMCNDNPSFYCNPSSSFAAPLPIEIQKVTLFKDPVYEDFGFSLSDGKYESGVYINSIRPGGPADISGLIKPLDRILQVNNVKTYNAGLIVPLIASSGDRIELIISRPAYDDESSSEGTLERSRTSNCNAWADDDGEKDDNTSLFCPISENKTFTKTL, encoded by the exons gtgAAACATTCTACAATAAGAATAATTTGGACCAAATTGAAGAGAATCGCACAGATGCAATCAGCG atgATAAACGAGATACTCTAATTGTGGAATTGGAGAAAAAGGATGGAATGACTCTGGGATTAATTATTTCAG gTGGAATTGATAAGAACTCCAGACCGAAGATCTCAAATTTAAGGCCTGGCAGTATAGCTTACAG atgtgATGCCTTGGATGTTGGTGATTACATTATCTCTGTAAATGGTATTCGAACAAGTAAACTAAGACACGAAGAAATTGTTAATCTACTAAAAAATGCTGGAAGTAAAGTTACTTTAGAGATAGAATATGAGACACCTGTTCTAT tcaACAATACTTCTCATTATAATTCTAAAGTAATCCAAGTAAAGCTGGAGAAAGAGAAAGACAGTTTTGGCTTTACTTTGAGAAGTGGTCCATATAATGACAGATTGAAATCTAGACCTTTGATCATAACTGACATCAAATTTGGGGGCCCAGCGCACAg GACTGGTGTTTTAAAAACTTGCGATAGAATTTTGGCTGTAGATGGAGTAAATCTTTCTTCTGCAAGTTTAACAGAAGCTTTGCAATTATTGAAACAGGTTAAGCAGAGTGCAATCATCACTGTAGAATATGATGTCCAGTTGCTTG ATGCCGTAAAAAATGCGTCCGGTCCGCTATTGGTAGAAATCGATAAAGCTCCTGGCAGTCTTTTGGGACTTACTTTATCATGCCTTTCTGTACCTGAACATGCTATAGTGATTGAAAGTATTCGTCAAGCAAGTATTGCCGAAAG atGCGGTGCTCTTCATGTTGGTGACCATGTCTTAGCAATCAATGGCATTAAATTAGATATGTTGACCTCAGCTGAAGCGATGGAATTATTGAGATCCTCTGCTGGAGATACTGTTAAACTGGAGATATTGCCTGTTAGTCAAATAGCGTTGCGTTCAGGGCCAGATTCTGCTGCAAAACGag aTATCATGTCTACTCATTATTCTGCTGCAAGAACTAGTTTCGGTAACAACTCTTATAACACATTATCATCTGTTGGCGAAATATCTTTGAGTTCTGGTTGTCCATATGCTTCTATTACACCcccatttgttttaaaaaggaattatgaTCTACCTACAAATGGATGCAATTCAGCTTTTGATTCAATTGCCCAATATTCTTTTGATG CATCTTTTAATCCCAGCTCTTGCCCGAATTCCGCAACTGTAGCCCGTGCTGATAGAACAGAAGTGATTCTACATGCCGATCACAAAGGATTTGGATTTCATATCTATGGGCCATCACATTCGTCGGACATTTTAACTACTCCTCCAGTTATTAACTGCATTGATCAAGGAAGTCCAGCTGAAAG ATCAGGTGTGCTGCTAGTAGGCGATAGAGTGTTAGCAATAAATGGTGACAGTACTGAAGGAATGTCAATAGAGAGAATCACAAACATGATTGCTAATTCTCATCCACGAATTTCCCTTATAACTGAATTTGATGTCGCTGAAGCAGTCGTACCAAGTAGCGgcatttttgttgtaaaattagCTAAAAAGGGCGCAGATCTGGGTATATCCTTAACAG cgccaAGAAATAGGCAGTATGGGGAACCTCTGATTATTGCAGATGTTCAGAAAGGAAGTATTGCTCATCGCACTGGCACAATTCAGCCAGGAGACAAATTACTTGCCATTAATTCTCTCAGAACTGAAAACTTGACTGTTGAAGATTCAACCGCTATTTTACATACGTGTACTGATATAGTAAAATTGCGGATTCGTAAAGATGAAACATTTTCAG aagatCCTGATACTACTTGCGCCATAGTGTATACTGTTGAGCTTGTTAGACATGGTGGCCCATTAGGTATAACTGTGTCTGGTACTAAAGAGCCTTTCGATCCCATTTTTATATCTGGTCTCACTGAAAATGGATTAGCAGAGAG AACTGGCGCTTTGCATGTAGGTGATCGTATTTTGGCCATCAATGGGCATAGTTTAAGGGGAAAAACTTTAAATGAGGCTATCTGTATTTTACAAACATGTGGGGATACAGTTACCTTGAAAATCTCTAAGTGTCCTTGCGCAGAAA AGCCAGAAGATGCAAATACTAAAATGAAg ggTATACATTGCATGCCAGATAATCACATGAAGACTTTTTCAACTCCCTTATCAAGTGTTGACAGTGCTGTTGATTCTTGGGATAGCTGTAATCCAAGATTAGTCCCTGACGTTACACATACTGAAAGTGATGAATATA GTCAATCAAGTAATCACAACATTGTTTCGATTTCTTATCCAAACACTTTGGAACAGACAAAATATAAGACGACTGAGAGGGATAACAGGCAGATTTTTTGCGAACAAAAAAATCCAAGACGAAATAGTTATTCAGGAAATCTGTCTGTGCCATCAGAGGACGAGAAAGAGAGTTGGCATAAAGTTTTAGAAGATTTGCAGACTTGCGGCGAGTCTCGACTTCTTCGTCAACTTGAAGAAAGTATTTTAGGGCACGAAAAGAGTCCAGATGAAGAAAGGACCACTCAAGGAGAAGATGcggaaaacaatttaaaatgttctacGGATACTTTGTCTGAAAATAATTTGCTTGAGTTGAATTCTCAAATTGAACAACTTAATGTTGGTTTCGAAAATAATGGAAGCTTTCCAGACGTGATAagtcaatttaaacaaaatgaatgcaatttcagACATAGTATGTGTAATGATAATCCTAGCTTTTATTGCAATCCTTCCTCATCATTTGCAGCTCCACTAcctattgaaattcaaaaagtaacTCTATTCAAAGATCCAGTCTATGAagattttggttttagtttatcTGATGGAAAATATGAAAGTGGAGTTTATATCAACAGTATTCGTCCTGGTGGGCCAGCTGACATTAGTGGTTTGATCAAGCCTCTCGATAGAATATTACAA GTTAATAATGTGAAGACATATAATGCTGGTCTTATTGTTCCTCTTATTGCATCATCTGGGGACAGAATCGAGTTGATCATTAGTCGTCCTGCATATGATGATGAATCATCCTCAGAAGGTACATTAGAGAGAAGCAGAACCAGTAACTGCAATGCTTGGGCAGATGATGATGGAGAAAAAGATGATAATACATCTCTGTTTTGTCCAATatctgaaaacaaaacatttacaaaaactctataa
- the LOC129960610 gene encoding glutamate receptor-interacting protein 2-like isoform X2, producing the protein MVFPYRDHIPIKKKKKKGETFYNKNNLDQIEENRTDAISDDKRDTLIVELEKKDGMTLGLIISGGIDKNSRPKISNLRPGSIAYRCDALDVGDYIISVNGIRTSKLRHEEIVNLLKNAGSKVTLEIEYETPVLFNNTSHYNSKVIQVKLEKEKDSFGFTLRSGPYNDRLKSRPLIITDIKFGGPAHRTGVLKTCDRILAVDGVNLSSASLTEALQLLKQVKQSAIITVEYDVQLLDAVKNASGPLLVEIDKAPGSLLGLTLSCLSVPEHAIVIESIRQASIAERCGALHVGDHVLAINGIKLDMLTSAEAMELLRSSAGDTVKLEILPVSQIALRSGPDSAAKRDIMSTHYSAARTSFGNNSYNTLSSVGEISLSSGCPYASITPPFVLKRNYDLPTNGCNSAFDSIAQYSFDASFNPSSCPNSATVARADRTEVILHADHKGFGFHIYGPSHSSDILTTPPVINCIDQGSPAERSGVLLVGDRVLAINGDSTEGMSIERITNMIANSHPRISLITEFDVAEAVVPSSGIFVVKLAKKGADLGISLTAPRNRQYGEPLIIADVQKGSIAHRTGTIQPGDKLLAINSLRTENLTVEDSTAILHTCTDIVKLRIRKDETFSEDPDTTCAIVYTVELVRHGGPLGITVSGTKEPFDPIFISGLTENGLAERTGALHVGDRILAINGHSLRGKTLNEAICILQTCGDTVTLKISKCPCAEKPEDANTKMKGIHCMPDNHMKTFSTPLSSVDSAVDSWDSCNPRLVPDVTHTESDEYSQSSNHNIVSISYPNTLEQTKYKTTERDNRQIFCEQKNPRRNSYSGNLSVPSEDEKESWHKVLEDLQTCGESRLLRQLEESILGHEKSPDEERTTQGEDAENNLKCSTDTLSENNLLELNSQIEQLNVGFENNGSFPDVISQFKQNECNFRHSMCNDNPSFYCNPSSSFAAPLPIEIQKVTLFKDPVYEDFGFSLSDGKYESGVYINSIRPGGPADISGLIKPLDRILQVNNVKTYNAGLIVPLIASSGDRIELIISRPAYDDESSSEGTLERSRTSNCNAWADDDGEKDDNTSLFCPISENKTFTKTL; encoded by the exons gtgAAACATTCTACAATAAGAATAATTTGGACCAAATTGAAGAGAATCGCACAGATGCAATCAGCG atgATAAACGAGATACTCTAATTGTGGAATTGGAGAAAAAGGATGGAATGACTCTGGGATTAATTATTTCAG gTGGAATTGATAAGAACTCCAGACCGAAGATCTCAAATTTAAGGCCTGGCAGTATAGCTTACAG atgtgATGCCTTGGATGTTGGTGATTACATTATCTCTGTAAATGGTATTCGAACAAGTAAACTAAGACACGAAGAAATTGTTAATCTACTAAAAAATGCTGGAAGTAAAGTTACTTTAGAGATAGAATATGAGACACCTGTTCTAT tcaACAATACTTCTCATTATAATTCTAAAGTAATCCAAGTAAAGCTGGAGAAAGAGAAAGACAGTTTTGGCTTTACTTTGAGAAGTGGTCCATATAATGACAGATTGAAATCTAGACCTTTGATCATAACTGACATCAAATTTGGGGGCCCAGCGCACAg GACTGGTGTTTTAAAAACTTGCGATAGAATTTTGGCTGTAGATGGAGTAAATCTTTCTTCTGCAAGTTTAACAGAAGCTTTGCAATTATTGAAACAGGTTAAGCAGAGTGCAATCATCACTGTAGAATATGATGTCCAGTTGCTTG ATGCCGTAAAAAATGCGTCCGGTCCGCTATTGGTAGAAATCGATAAAGCTCCTGGCAGTCTTTTGGGACTTACTTTATCATGCCTTTCTGTACCTGAACATGCTATAGTGATTGAAAGTATTCGTCAAGCAAGTATTGCCGAAAG atGCGGTGCTCTTCATGTTGGTGACCATGTCTTAGCAATCAATGGCATTAAATTAGATATGTTGACCTCAGCTGAAGCGATGGAATTATTGAGATCCTCTGCTGGAGATACTGTTAAACTGGAGATATTGCCTGTTAGTCAAATAGCGTTGCGTTCAGGGCCAGATTCTGCTGCAAAACGag aTATCATGTCTACTCATTATTCTGCTGCAAGAACTAGTTTCGGTAACAACTCTTATAACACATTATCATCTGTTGGCGAAATATCTTTGAGTTCTGGTTGTCCATATGCTTCTATTACACCcccatttgttttaaaaaggaattatgaTCTACCTACAAATGGATGCAATTCAGCTTTTGATTCAATTGCCCAATATTCTTTTGATG CATCTTTTAATCCCAGCTCTTGCCCGAATTCCGCAACTGTAGCCCGTGCTGATAGAACAGAAGTGATTCTACATGCCGATCACAAAGGATTTGGATTTCATATCTATGGGCCATCACATTCGTCGGACATTTTAACTACTCCTCCAGTTATTAACTGCATTGATCAAGGAAGTCCAGCTGAAAG ATCAGGTGTGCTGCTAGTAGGCGATAGAGTGTTAGCAATAAATGGTGACAGTACTGAAGGAATGTCAATAGAGAGAATCACAAACATGATTGCTAATTCTCATCCACGAATTTCCCTTATAACTGAATTTGATGTCGCTGAAGCAGTCGTACCAAGTAGCGgcatttttgttgtaaaattagCTAAAAAGGGCGCAGATCTGGGTATATCCTTAACAG cgccaAGAAATAGGCAGTATGGGGAACCTCTGATTATTGCAGATGTTCAGAAAGGAAGTATTGCTCATCGCACTGGCACAATTCAGCCAGGAGACAAATTACTTGCCATTAATTCTCTCAGAACTGAAAACTTGACTGTTGAAGATTCAACCGCTATTTTACATACGTGTACTGATATAGTAAAATTGCGGATTCGTAAAGATGAAACATTTTCAG aagatCCTGATACTACTTGCGCCATAGTGTATACTGTTGAGCTTGTTAGACATGGTGGCCCATTAGGTATAACTGTGTCTGGTACTAAAGAGCCTTTCGATCCCATTTTTATATCTGGTCTCACTGAAAATGGATTAGCAGAGAG AACTGGCGCTTTGCATGTAGGTGATCGTATTTTGGCCATCAATGGGCATAGTTTAAGGGGAAAAACTTTAAATGAGGCTATCTGTATTTTACAAACATGTGGGGATACAGTTACCTTGAAAATCTCTAAGTGTCCTTGCGCAGAAA AGCCAGAAGATGCAAATACTAAAATGAAg ggTATACATTGCATGCCAGATAATCACATGAAGACTTTTTCAACTCCCTTATCAAGTGTTGACAGTGCTGTTGATTCTTGGGATAGCTGTAATCCAAGATTAGTCCCTGACGTTACACATACTGAAAGTGATGAATATA GTCAATCAAGTAATCACAACATTGTTTCGATTTCTTATCCAAACACTTTGGAACAGACAAAATATAAGACGACTGAGAGGGATAACAGGCAGATTTTTTGCGAACAAAAAAATCCAAGACGAAATAGTTATTCAGGAAATCTGTCTGTGCCATCAGAGGACGAGAAAGAGAGTTGGCATAAAGTTTTAGAAGATTTGCAGACTTGCGGCGAGTCTCGACTTCTTCGTCAACTTGAAGAAAGTATTTTAGGGCACGAAAAGAGTCCAGATGAAGAAAGGACCACTCAAGGAGAAGATGcggaaaacaatttaaaatgttctacGGATACTTTGTCTGAAAATAATTTGCTTGAGTTGAATTCTCAAATTGAACAACTTAATGTTGGTTTCGAAAATAATGGAAGCTTTCCAGACGTGATAagtcaatttaaacaaaatgaatgcaatttcagACATAGTATGTGTAATGATAATCCTAGCTTTTATTGCAATCCTTCCTCATCATTTGCAGCTCCACTAcctattgaaattcaaaaagtaacTCTATTCAAAGATCCAGTCTATGAagattttggttttagtttatcTGATGGAAAATATGAAAGTGGAGTTTATATCAACAGTATTCGTCCTGGTGGGCCAGCTGACATTAGTGGTTTGATCAAGCCTCTCGATAGAATATTACAA GTTAATAATGTGAAGACATATAATGCTGGTCTTATTGTTCCTCTTATTGCATCATCTGGGGACAGAATCGAGTTGATCATTAGTCGTCCTGCATATGATGATGAATCATCCTCAGAAGGTACATTAGAGAGAAGCAGAACCAGTAACTGCAATGCTTGGGCAGATGATGATGGAGAAAAAGATGATAATACATCTCTGTTTTGTCCAATatctgaaaacaaaacatttacaaaaactctataa